One stretch of Oncorhynchus clarkii lewisi isolate Uvic-CL-2024 chromosome 3, UVic_Ocla_1.0, whole genome shotgun sequence DNA includes these proteins:
- the LOC139406090 gene encoding 5-hydroxytryptamine receptor 1F-like: MDLSNCTEGVFSLGGGEEGDGGSITPPSKIILTLTLSLLAVMTMVINSLVITAIIVTRKLHHPANYLICSLAVTDLLVAILVMPFSILYIQRESWVMGEAVCNVWLSVDITCCTCSILHLAAIALDRYWAITDAVEYSRKRTGLRAGITVAVVWFLSVLISLPPLLWRNHGGGPEEDQCLITHHHIAFTLYSTLGAFYIPLLLILILYYKIYRAAQTLYLRRGASRASQHSSMVNGTTLPSCPTDGDPQSPDTLNPPEKSYSDPSTEGDRVRIAVKSPQSESRRERECGLRRQRISGTRERRAASTLGLILGAFVVCWMPFFLKEVIVNTCGSCNTSIELADFLTWLGYLNSLINPLIYTIFNEDFKKAFQRLVRCRLRL, from the exons aTGGACTTGTCTAACTGTACAGAGGGGGTCTTCTCCCTGggtgggggtgaggagggggatgggggtTCTATAACCCCACCAAGTAAAATCATCCTCACCCTCACCCTGTCCCTGCTCGCTGTCATGACAATGGTTATCAACTCCCTGGTGATCACAGCCATCATCGTAACCAGAAAGTTACATCATCCGGCCAACTACCTGATCTGCTCTCTGGCGGTGACGGACCTGCTGGTGGCCATCTTGGTCATGCCCTTCAGCATCCTCTACATACAGAG GGAAAGCTGGGTGATGGGTGAGGCTGTCTGTAATGTTTGGCTGAGTGTTGACATCACCTGCTGCACTTGTTCCATCCTCCACCTGGCAGCCATCGCTCTGGACCGCTACTGGGCCATCACTGACGCCGTGGAGTACTCACGCAAACGCACCGGCCTCCGAGCTGGCATCACTGTCGCCGTCGTCTGGTTCCTGTCCGTCCTCATATCCCTTCCCCCTCTGCTGTGGAGGAACCATGGTGGGGGGCCAGAGGAGGACCAGTGTCTGATAACGCACCACCACATCGCCTTTACCCTCTACTCCACCCTGGGGGCCTTCTATATTCCCCtgctcctcatcctcatcctctacTATAAGATCTACAGAGCAGCTCAGACTCTGTACCTCCGCAGGGGGGCCAGCAGAGCCAGCCAGCACTCCTCCATGGTCAACGGAACCACCCTCCCCTCCTGCCCCACTGATGGAGACCCCCAGAGCCCAGACACCCTGAACCCCCCGGAAAAGTCCTACTCAGACCCCTCCACGGAGGGAGACCGCGTGCGCATCGCCGTAAAAAGTCCCCAGAGCGAGTCGAGGCGGGAGCGTGAATGTGGGTTGAGACGGCAGCGTATCTCAGGGACCAGGGAGCGACGCGCTGCATCTACGTTAGGACTGATACTGGGGGCCTTCGTGGTCTGCTGGATGCCTTTCTTCCTGAAGGAGGTGATCGTCAACACGTGTGGCTCCTGCAACACCTCCATAGAGCTGGCTGACTTCCTCACCTGGCTGGGGTACCTCAACTCCCTTATCAACCCTCTCATCTACACTATCTTCAACGAAGACTTTAAGAAGGCCTTCCAGAGACTGGTCAGGTGTAGGCTTCGCCTCTGA